The following nucleotide sequence is from Penaeus vannamei isolate JL-2024 chromosome 10, ASM4276789v1, whole genome shotgun sequence.
taaacacacacatacaaatatatatatatatatatatatatatatatatatatatatatatatatatatatatatatatatatatatatatatatatgtatatatatatatatatatatatattttcatatatatacatatatatatatatatcaaatatgtataagtatgtaggGTGTATGTCTATTATGTATAtgccaatataaatatatatatatatatatatatatatatataaatatatatatatatatatatatatatatatatatatattttatatatatgtatatatatatatatatatgtatatatatatatatatatcccgctcagagagtgagagtgagggtgaaagagagtgagaaagagggagagagagagagggagagggagagagggagagggagagagggggagggagagagggagagagagagagagagagagagagagagagagagagagagagagagagagagagagagagagagagagagagagagagagagagagagagaggagggggatgggagagttagagaatgagagagagagagagagagggaggggagaggggtgtgtaggagagtgagagagagagagagagagagagagagagagagagagagagagagagagagagagagagagagagagagagagagagagagagagagagagagagaggggggggggggaggagagagagagggagggggatgggagagttagagaatgagagagagagagagggaggggagggggtgtatagggagagtgagtgagagagagagagaaagagagagagagagagagagagagagagagagagagagagagagagagagagagagagagagagagagagagagagagagagagagagatgtagggagggaggaaaggtgggagagaaagagagagagagagagagagagagagagagagagagagagagagagagagaaagagagagagagaaagagagagagaagaagagagagagaaagagagagagagagagagagagagagtgagagagagagagagagagagagagagagagagagagagagagagagagagagagagagagatgtagggagggaggaagggtgggagagaaagagagagagagagagagagagacgaggggccACCGCCGTGCTCCTCCTCGCGTCCGGGCAGAAGCGCCTCTAGTCCCGCGGAGCATCGACGTCGTCCGAGGAGCGAGTGAGAAGCGCTGCGTCATGTTGGTCGTCGCGGTGTTCCTGACGGCGATGCTGGCGGTGGCCGGGGAGGACGTCGAAGCTGTCGAAGCTGTCGAAGCTGTCGATGCCTTCGAGGTTTTGGATCCTTCCACCCTCGTCGGCCAGCTGACTGTGCTCCAGCTGAAGGAGCTCATCGCGGAGACTATGGCCCAAGGTACGAGGGACACGAACACATAGATTCCGTGCACGCATTCGGATACATGCAGAAtgcgcatttatacatatatattatatagcttACTAATGTAGATGCTCCACAGCCGGTTTGTTTACATCATCAGTATCTACAACTGCTGACttacgtataaaaaaaaatgaactggATAACGTAGTGTAAAACAAAACAGCCGCGTTGAGAATGGGACCACTAAATCCGTGACGTTTAGACAGTaactgtgtttttttgtgttttgaatTTGTTTTGATTTATGTTCCACTCAATGCCTCTCCCGTGTTTGTTTGTGCCACGttagtttttctctttccatAAGACCCCAGTGTGTATAGGGTTACTGAATGCTGTAATGGTTGCAGAAATGAACATTTCGCATTAAGAATTGATTATATatgtaacgataaaaaaaaaaaaaaaaaaaaaaaaaaaatatatatatatatatatatatatatatatatatatatatacatatacatataacgtattatacgtatgtatgtatgtatgtgtatgcatgtgtgtgtttatatacatacatacatacctatatatatatatatatatatatatatatatatatatatatatatatatatatatatatacatacatacatacatacatacatatatatatatatatatatatatatatatatatatatatatatatatacatacatatatatatatatatatatatatatatatatatatatatatatatatatatatatatatatatacatgtatatgtatgtatgtatatatatacacagatttatttatttctatattcatatatatatatatatatatatatatatatatatatatatatatatatgtgtgtgtgtgtgtgtgtgtgtgtgtgtgtgtgtgtgtgtgtgcgtgtgtgtgtgtgtgtgtgtgtgtgtgtgtgtgtgtgcatcagtgcgtgtgtgtttctgtatgtgtgtgtgtgtgtgtgtgtgtgtgtgcatgtgtgtttgtgtgtgtgtgtgtatgggtgtgggtgtgtgtgtgtttgtgtgtacgtatagacatatatacattcatatgcatctacatatttCCCCAGACATCATTTTCGTGTCGTCATCTTAAACATATTAATTACGGAATTACGAGATAGACGTATTCAATAAACTATTAGTAGATGTAAAAACCTTTTTTTCAAGCGCTCATTAGTGTCCTGTTCCCACTTTCACGGGGATCAGTTTACCAGATGTCACGCGTGAGATCACAcactaatacagacacacatacacattctgtgtgtatgtgtgcttgtatttgtgatatatacatacatacacacatgcatacatacctatatgtgtatatacatctataaacacatacacacaaacacacacgctcacgcacatatgtgtgtttgaagagagggagatttatatatatatatatatatctatatatatatatatatatatatatatatatatatatatatatatatacatatatatagggtcaGACTCATCTCAGCATCTTCCACGCCACAGCACTGGTCCCTCTGCACCACAACTGCACCGACTACAGCGAGACGGGCGACTGCGGCCTGGTGGTGGAGAACGGCCTGTGCGGCGCCGAGGAGTTCTACGCGCGCTACTGCTGCCGCTCCTGCACCCTGGCCAAGCAGATCCCCACCTTCGGGCCTCACCTCAGCCTCACTGCAAAAGGTCAGTGAAGTATATATAGACGCGTTTATGTTTTTAGTCATTGATTGATTATCTTAACTAGACGTGTTTatgttttcattcattcatcgatTACCATGTTTTGATTGATACATCTCCTTTGTTTATCCTGTGAGTTCAACCCTGTAGTCTAAACCAAAATGGAATTGTTCCCAGCCCCGATAAGCATCAACGTCACCACGGACTTGGTCAAGTACCCCCGGGGGAGCAATGTCACCATCACCTGCGAGGCCACAGGGTATCCGACGCCCGAGGTTGTTTGGTtcaggaattataatgaaatcaGCAGCATTGGGGAATACGAGGAAGACAGTAAGTTCTGCTTTTCGTACGaggctctttctgtctgtctgtctgtctgtctgtctgtctctctctctctctctctctctctctctctctctctatatatatatatatatatatatatatatatatatatatatatatatatatatatcctatctatctatctatttatctctatatatctatctatctatctctatatatctactatctatttttctctcccctctctctctctctctctatctatctatctctctctctctctctctctctccctctctctttcactcactcactcactcactctctctctctctctctctctctctctctctctctatatatatatatatatatatatatatatatatatatatatatatatatatatatacatatatacatacatgtatatgtgtgtgtgtgtgtatgtgcgtgtgtgtgtgtgtgtgtgtgtgcgtgtatgtgtgtgtgtgtgtgtgtgtgtgtgtgtgtgtgtgtgtgtgtgtgtgtgtgtgtgtgtgtgtgtgtgtgtgtgtgtgtgtatgtatgtatgtatatgtatatatatgtatgtatcatatatgattccataaatgtgtgtgtatatatatatatatatatatatatatatatatatatatatatatatatatatacatatatatatatatatatatatatatatatatgtatatatatatatatatatatatatgtatatatatatatatatatatatatatatatatatatatatatatatatatatatatatatatgtgtgtgtgtgtgtgtgtgtatatgtatatatatattatattatatatatatatatatatatatatatatatatatatatatatatataaataaacgcacacgcgcatacacacacatacatacatataaatctttatctatctatctatatgtatacatacatacatatatatatacatatatatatatatatatatatatatatatatatatatatatatatatatactgtatatatatataagtatatatatgtctatatatatatatatatatatatatatatatatatgtatatatatacatatatgtatgtgtgtgtatgtgtgtgtgtatgtgtgtttgtgtgtgtgtacatctctctctctctctcttacacacacacacacacatacatatgtgtgtgtgtgtgttttgtatactaATGTGTATACTAACAAACAATAGCAATTTTTCTCCCGTTTTGTATACCTTTATATACGATCTGCATAAAGTCCTCCTCTCGTTTGTTTATTTCCAGCCGAAGTTCTCGGCGGAATCCTGCTGAAGACAATACGAAGCAACCTCATTATTGACAACTATTCGGTGGATTATTCGCATTTCCAGTGCATGGCCATCAACAGCGAAGGACTTGCTAAAAGCTCCATCACCATATATATCGAAGGTAAGGCGTAAGAGCACAGGAAGCGGCGCACTCGGGCATCTGGAGGCGGGCGCTGGGATGGACCGGCTTTGGGTCAGCGAGGCAACCTTTGGATTGGCtccagttatatatgtatgtttatatatatatatatatatatatatatatatatatatatatatatatatacatatatatataggtatatatatatatatatatatatatatatatatatatatatatatatatatttgtgtgtgtatatatatatatatatatatatatatatatatatatatatatatatatatatatatatatatatatatatgttgaattatgtatttatataaatatatttatgtatgtatgtatgtgcatatgcatatatatacatatatatataaatatatatatatatatatatatatatatatatatatattcatatttgtgtgtgtgtgtgagtgtgtgtgtgtgtgtgtgtacgtgtgtgtgtgtgtgtgtgtaaattccgTATTGGAGTTATATCCTTAGCAATCAAAGTACATTGTCTACAGTAATATACACAGTTCGTactcaacattatatatatatatatatatatatatatatatatatatatatatatatatatatatatatatatatatataacgaaacaaACCTGGGCTATCGCGTGAGTTTACGCATCCAGATTTGCTATTGCAATTGATGATAACTCCCGACGAGTAGGCCTATAACAGATCCACTAggttatattcttcttcttcgtagctttctcctattatattatattatcgcTATATTTATGTGTCCAATATTCGAGTAATAGCTAACGAAATCAGCCTCATTAAGTGAAATTTGAATTACGATGACCGTTACAGATGAGCTCTCAGTCGTTCTCCTCCCGGAAGTGCCAATCATGGAAGCCAAAAACGAGGTGGTGCTCGACTGCGTGGCCACGGGAGCGGATGTCAATGAAGTCATTTGGTTCCGGGAAGTCGAGCTCATCCACAACTCGAATGAATACAGAATTATTGGTGagctgcatttttttcctttagtcATTCCTTCATTTCTCGTTGAATTATTTTCTCGTGTTATTTTTGAAATTCTTGGTCAACAATGTATTTCATCACTGCTGTCTatgctatctatccatttattttctcttgattATTCACCATTTTTGCTCATTCGCTTTCTTAATCTCCCTATTTTTATTTCTCCCACTTCGTCCTCTttaccttccctccatcttcgaCCAAGCCTCATTcgcgtctccgttttctttacccgCAGAACGCAGGTCATTCGAGGACGGACTCACGAAAATCCACTCCAAGCTCACTATCCTGAGGCACAAGACGGAAGACAGCGGGAGTCTCTTCACCTGCTCCGCGATCGACCGGAAGGGAGGGAacaaggagaagtggaagagagtcTACATCTCAGGTACGACacagaagagacgagaggagaaataTCGATGTggttttataaacatacatatccacacacttgtatatatttacatatatatatatatatgtatatatatacatatatgtgtgtgtgtgtgtatgtatatatagatagatagatacacatatatatatctatgtgtgtgtttttttgtgtgtgttgaaatgtgtgtgagtgtgtgtgtatgcatatatatacaaatacatgcatacgtatatgtgtgtacgtgtgtgttttagtgtatgtgtatatatatatacaattattcttGATACAGACGTTGGCGTACACCCCAACTGCCACGACCTCGCTGGCAGAAAGGCGTGCTACGAGGAGAGCCACAGATGCGAATTCAAGCAGGAGTACATTTACCGCTACTGCTGCAAGACGTGCACGCTCATGGGGGTCCTGCCGACGTACGGGCCGCACCTGCGAGGCGACGCCGAGGGTGAGGCTGCTTTGGTTCTCGAAGGGGAAACGTGTTACATCGAGGACCATGTAGATAGCTTTTATTTGAAAGTCACGACCATATATTTGAGGGATGATAGGTTTCATgttcctattaccattatcatgagtGTTGTCCGTAACGCAGTACtagcagatgttttttttttccttcatcttttcagTGGATAAATTACTCCAGATTTCTCACCACTCTTCATATAACTAATAGATTGCTTATTATAAAATACTTTGTGTGATATTCATTATTTTACCCTTATCTTATGTCACTAAGAACAagtatagtgatgatagtgatatgttGTGTTGGTTGTGATAGATTAAAAATAGATTTTTGTTCTCTGCAGCACCTCTGGAAGTCTCAATCCAAACAAACAGCACGGTAGTCCCGTATGGAGGCGACGCTGAACTGGTCTGCATGACCTCGGGCTTCCCTGGGCGGCAGAGCGTCATGTGGCTGAAGAAGGACGAGTTGATTAGAGAATCAAATAACATCCACATAAAACGTAAGTCAAAACTGACATTGGTAGCTTACATTCATGGACATTTACGCTcaaagatacacactcacacctacatataaacacatacacgcacgcacaaaaacacacattcatTCCCAAGCGGCATACAAAGTTACTTAAGCAACAGAACCCATTTTTTACCTGCTGTCACCCACTCACGCCGTGcatctcctgcctctcctcccgcAGACGACTCCGCCTGCAGCCCCCTCCTCTGCGAAGTGAGCGCCTCCCTCCTCATCAAGGGAATCAAGATCAGCGACACCGGCAAGTACATCTGCAGAACCTCCAATGTGGTCGGGATGAAGGACGCCCTTGTCCTGCTACGATCAATGGAAGACGGGGAAATATACATCGACATCGACTACTAGGTGTCCCCGAGGTCCTGCAGGGTCCgcccatcgcctcctcctcccaagCAAGATTTCGCGCTCGTAATGTGTAATCGTTCGTCATTATCACCGTCTCCTTACAGCACTTTCGTGACTACAGATGTATTCTCATTTTCTCAGAATGATGCAAATCGCAGTAAGGTTTATATATCTTGATTATGGCTGTTTCTTAGGCCGTTGGACTTATTTCtgaaataaatattattttttatccttttgtgttatttagaaaaaaataagagaatgaagGTTAATTTCAGATTCACACTGGTAAACAATAGATTTATATTGTAAAATTATTTTCGTACAGAAGTAATATAGTAATGTAAGTAATGAAATTAAGACCctgttatatgtaaataaaaatacacacacacacacacacacacacacacacacacacacacacacacacacacacacacacacacacatatatatatatatatatatatatatatatatatatatatatatatatatgtgtgtgtgtgtgtgtgtgtgtgtgtgtgtgtgtgtgtgtgtgtgtgtgtgtgtatttatatacatatatgtatatgtatatatatttatttatatattaatatacatatatatgtgtgtatgtatatacatgcgtgtgtatgtgtgtgtgtttatggatttcGACAGTTGTATCCTTCTGCACTAAAActattttgtttattagtttttttctcacatgtataatatatagacataaatattgaCATATGAtatagctctgtgtgtgtgtgtgtgtgtgtgtgtgtgtgtgtgtgtgtgtgtgtgtgtgtgtgtgtgtgtgtgtgtgtgtgtgtgtgtgtgtgtgtgtgtgtgcatccatatggatacacagagacagagagaagggtgcgcacacacacatgctcacattcCCTTCCCAGAGATCAGCACTTGCCAATGATTACAATTAGATCAACAAGAAATCCAATACTGTCTCCGCCCCCAATCCTCCCTTCGCAGCTCCTTGgcatttctcttcttcgtctcggGAGCCCAACCGTGAGTGAAATTTCAGACATTTACGTTGCTCGTCATTTAGCATCGATACCAGATCATCACGTGAATAAAAGGACGACGCTCACATACGCAAAAGGAACTACgcacgagggaaaaaaaaagaggaaaataactcTCCCAAGAAAGCGACACCTCAGCTCGAATGACACCGCCTGCTGTTGGGTCTCGGGGACTTTTTTTGGCGTTCTATCCGAATCTGTCGCCTTTAAATTACGTTCTTTACCACACGTCCTTTACATTACGTTCTATCTGAATCTGCCTCTAGATTACGTTCTTTACAGCACGTActttacatatatgtctgtgtgtgtatgtgtgcccgtgtgtgatgtttactgtttattgttttgaTCAGCGCTCAAGTAAGATCATTTTACCTTTTCTCCAAAGTTGATACTGAAACTTATAATTGTAGTTCTGTATGTGAAGTACTTTCACGTGATTTCCGTAGTCTAAGATAAGCAGTAGCGTATCTGTTTGGTAGGTATTTCATGAAGAATCTCACGTGTGTGCTGTAGTGCCCTTGCTGCCAATCATCAGCAGGAAAAACAATGGTCCCAAAAGTGCTCCTTGAGGAACTCCACGAcctatgtttaatatatatatatatatatatatatatatatatatatatatatatatatgtgtgtgtgtgtgtgtgtgtgtgtgtgtgtgtgtatgtgtgtgtgtgtgtgtgtgtgtgtgtgtgtgtgtgtgtgtttgtgtatgtatatatatatatatatatatatatatatacatatatatgtatatatatacatatatatatacatacatacatatatatatatatatatatatatacacatccacacatgcttgcaaacacacacacatacacacacacacacacacacacacacacacacacacacacacacacacatatatatatatatatatatatatatatatatatatatatatataaattcaggaAGAGACAGCTTTAAAGAGTTAAATACCACAATCAAGTTTAAGCACACTGAGGGTAATGCAATAGTCTTATTTTCTTAATAATCAAAATTTTGTTAGACGGAAGGCTCAGGCACAGCAACCTCCGACAACAAAGCAAAGAGGTCAGGATGCCGAAGATTCCCGGCGCCTCAAAAGGAGGTCAGGGAATCGATCTCGTGCAGGCGGCCTCGCGTCATTTGGGGCGCAGGTTGTGATACTGattatacttatctctctctctgtgaatatatgtatgtgtgtgtatccgtacacacacacatatatacatacatatatatatatatatatatatatatatatatatatatatatatatatatatatatatatatatatatatatattatatatatatatatatatatatatatatatatatatatatatatatatatatatatatatatatatatatatatatatatatatatatatatatatatatatatatatatatatatatacacacacacacacacacacacacacacacacacacacacacacacacacacacacacacacacacacacacatatatatatatatatatatatatatgtgtgtgtgtgtgtgtgtgtgtgtgtgtgtgtgtgtgtgtgtgtgtatgtatacagagagagaggggtaattctgttattatcatcaccaatattgctctcacttattaatattataatatttatcaaattatgatcatatcattattattgttattactattgttattgttgttgtaattgttgttattatcattatcaacttaatcattactattattattatcatcattatcatcatcgttattgatgtaattattattacgtcCGCTAATTAGATTATGTTTTGGTAACGTTGGTTTGCTCGTTGAttggcaggataactcaaagagttatgaagagatttttatttttatttatttacttattctctttTACCAGAGCTGTGTCTatttcttagcctaacttagatgcgataagatttggtggtgatccaggaaTTCTTAAATTGTTTTACTCAAAAAAATATGaacacttttttattcttttttaattatttattctttttttttcctttttttttgccagtgtgatccgaatccaggatttttttaaataattgtaTCAGTTGCTCCTTGTTTTCGGACGTCACCATCGTACGTACGAAAGGGTCAATTTTGGTGTAATTctgcaagtgtgaatatttttactgtatcagtgatcctattgccttggccgGGGTATGCGCTCTCCAAGTGCTTCtagttcttattatcataattatttttgtctatatcgttatcattattcatattattatccttattataattctattatcatcattattaccattgtgttgttaatgttgctactattactgttgaGTAGTACTGCTACTAGTCCTCttattttctacttatttttcagtcattattgtcattataatttttggcattggtatcattatcattgttgttggttgctattattattagtgttcttcttattgttatcattatcattatccttgttatcattattgtcgctattattgttatcattataattattatcaatataactatcatcattattattatattattgttattatcattatcgacatatattatagtcgttatcatcattgacataattttcatattttttattgatatcatcatcattaatgttgctgttgtttttgttatcattatcatcatcatcatcattagtagcagtcttgtttatatcttttatatacttAATTGTTATTGCCATAATCTTGTAGTTAATAATTAGAATTTTTCtagaattatatattttgtaaagtTACCCCTTAACATTTTCTGTTAGATCCATGGTGTCAATTCATTTTCTATATCAAATATCGGTAAATACTAACAGATAATCATTATTAGgtcttcttttaatttcttgttttttcagaTTATGATATCAAATACACAAACTATTCATAAAGTTACATGGTTTTGTATATGATGTTATTACATTTTATGAAGAAACACGTGGCGTGCTCACAAAGATATTCCTATGTCCACTTACATTACTTTATCCTGTCATACACATGAGCGTGCATGCTGTACAATCATGTATTGATAGAGATGTGTATACTGCAcataccccccatctctctctctctctctctctctctctctctctctctctctctctctctctctctctctctctctctctctctctctctctctctctctctctctcttctctcttctctcttctctcttctctctttctctctcactctgtctcactctctgtcacattgcctgtctctcgctctgctccccccccccccccctctctcaaacacacacacgtaacaggTTCAGTCACTCACCCATACATAAACTCATGCTGATGCCCGAAGCACACTTCATTAATGGCATTTCTGCTGCCATCAGTGTTGCTCCTTCGGCCTTCCAATGGCCCTTCTGATGCTTCGGACCTTCCTATGGTGTCCCTTCGTGTCCACATGGCCCTTCTAATATGTTTCTTCGGCCTTTCCAGTGGGGCTACTTAACTTTTTTACTGGTACTTATCAGCTAAACTACTGGTATGCCTTCGATCCTCTCAAAACAACCCCATCAGCCCTACAAATGGTGCCAATATGGTCCTACCAGGGCCGCATTGTTTGGCCTTTCTAATAGTGCTTCTTTGGCTCTTCAAATGTGCCTCTTTGGCTCTTCCGTTGgttcccctccttcccaaatGTACATTTTCAGCCTTTCCAAGAGTGCCCTTTTGGCCTTCAAGCATCCATCACCGAAGTTTGGCGTTCCTTCGTGATATATGACATTAAGGGACATACAAAGCTTATTTGTTAAGTGTAGTGAAGTAAAGACAGTAAACAAAAATACCACATGTCCAAAGGTGTCAGCCACACCTACGGTGTCCTTTTTTAGTGTCTCAGACTTAAAGTTATTTATAAAACAGAAAGAATGCAAATTTGATGCATTTCGAATATATTAAACATTTAGACTCTTTCTGTGATTTTGAAATACCTCAAGATttatagtattggtattattgtccCTTGCTGCTCAAAGTGCGCGTTTAAGTATAATCTCTTCATAATTCTATCGATCCATTCTAAAATAAAGACATGCTTttaaagaaatataggaaagcccTTGTAAACTCTAATTATGCAAGACTTTGCAAGTCCACACACACCTTATTATGCAACCCATGACATTCCATGAACATGTTCGCCACGtacttaaaacgaaagaaagatgtAATCAAGCGAAGGAAAAATATTCCAATATCTTTATTCCTGAATGTGCAAGAAACCGCCCTTTTTATAACGTAAGACTATGACGAAATCCTCAGCCATCAAAGAGTGGGCAGAGAGGGTACAAAGTCTGACACCCTCCGCTTCTGGACGACTGAAGGATCTCGCCGGCCAAAGACGTTTTCAGaggtgttaataacaataatctggaacaagaagataaaaaaaaaacgattaaggACACATAcatgcaagtgtgcgtgtgtgaatacatCCTTGGGTAGGCAAGCTGTATATTCGTGTTCTCAGATATATAAATGATGGTTTGGTAAGTGAACAGGTAGGCAGATAGAAATTCATGCGTAGAAGatcagatatatgcatatacgtgttctcagatatataaataatggtCTGGTATGTGAGCAGGTAGACTTATAGGGAGAAATTCATGCGTGGAAGattagatttatgtatatgtgtgttctcaGATACATAAATAATGGTCAAGTATGTgagcaggtagacaggcagatagtaATTCATGCGTGGAAgatcagatatatgtatatacttgttctcagatatataaataatggtTTGGCATATgagcaggtagacagatagagaggaattCATACATGGAAGatcagacatatgcatatacttgctctcagatatataaataatggtCAAATATGTgagcaggtagacaggcagatagaaattCATCCGTAGAAGatcagacatatgcatatacttgctctcatatatatagata
It contains:
- the LOC113814364 gene encoding peroxidasin homolog, which gives rise to MLVVAVFLTAMLAVAGEDVEAVEAVEAVDAFEVLDPSTLVGQLTVLQLKELIAETMAQALVPLHHNCTDYSETGDCGLVVENGLCGAEEFYARYCCRSCTLAKQIPTFGPHLSLTAKAPISINVTTDLVKYPRGSNVTITCEATGYPTPEVVWFRNYNEISSIGEYEEDTEVLGGILLKTIRSNLIIDNYSVDYSHFQCMAINSEGLAKSSITIYIEDELSVVLLPEVPIMEAKNEVVLDCVATGADVNEVIWFREVELIHNSNEYRIIERRSFEDGLTKIHSKLTILRHKTEDSGSLFTCSAIDRKGGNKEKWKRVYISDVGVHPNCHDLAGRKACYEESHRCEFKQEYIYRYCCKTCTLMGVLPTYGPHLRGDAEAPLEVSIQTNSTVVPYGGDAELVCMTSGFPGRQSVMWLKKDELIRESNNIHIKHDSACSPLLCEVSASLLIKGIKISDTGKYICRTSNVVGMKDALVLLRSMEDGEIYIDIDY